One Azospirillum brasilense DNA segment encodes these proteins:
- a CDS encoding DUF6064 family protein: MPEWWTYSAEDFLLFSPRTYWRLIERHNEALWPAHVLLLLLGVAILLGLIRPRPWSHRAIAGTLAVLWAWLAWSFLWERYATINWAASYVALLFAFQAILLALIGSRLRWSLSWTGRAPVGLVLFLYAIALHPLAALLAGRPPRGAEVFGITPDPTAIATIGLVMMAEGRWSWLLLAAPMAWCLASWATLHSMGAPEQWVPLGAALVALIPIARRRTARLPSTEHS; the protein is encoded by the coding sequence ATGCCGGAATGGTGGACCTATTCGGCCGAAGACTTTTTGCTCTTCAGCCCTCGCACCTATTGGCGGTTGATCGAAAGGCACAACGAGGCGCTCTGGCCGGCGCATGTTTTGCTGCTGCTGCTCGGCGTCGCCATCCTGCTGGGTCTCATCCGGCCTCGCCCTTGGTCGCATCGGGCGATCGCCGGGACACTGGCCGTTTTATGGGCGTGGTTGGCCTGGAGCTTCCTATGGGAACGCTACGCCACCATCAACTGGGCCGCGTCCTATGTAGCGCTGCTTTTCGCGTTTCAGGCCATCCTGCTGGCCCTGATCGGGAGCCGGCTTCGCTGGTCGCTCTCCTGGACCGGCCGGGCGCCCGTAGGACTTGTGCTGTTCCTCTATGCCATAGCCCTGCATCCGCTCGCGGCGCTCCTCGCCGGGCGCCCCCCGCGTGGAGCCGAGGTCTTCGGCATCACACCGGACCCGACCGCAATCGCTACCATCGGCTTGGTTATGATGGCGGAAGGACGATGGTCGTGGTTGCTGCTCGCCGCGCCTATGGCTTGGTGCCTTGCCAGTTGGGCGACATTGCACAGCATGGGCGCACCGGAGCAATGGGTGCCTCTTGGGGCGGCACTGGTTGCCCTCATTCCGATCGCACGTCGGCGCACGGCCCGACTCCCCTCGACGGAGC
- a CDS encoding aldo/keto reductase: MRATRRAVLHGVLAGAALMMPRRVQAQIRETPVRRIPSSGEAIPPVGLGTWITFNVGDDPELRAECAAVMQAFFEMGGRMIDSSPMYGSSQEVVGDGLRKLGHPPALFATDKVWISSGTRGPSQIEESRRLWDVPRFDLLQVHNLLSWEEHLKTLFAMKAAGQLRYVGITTSEGRRHDLFEDIMRRQPLDFVQLSYNIIDREVEERILPLAAERGMGVIVNRPFQQGVLLRRLSGRPLPSWAADIDVSNWAQFVLKFIISHPAVTVVIPATSQVAHVRENMAAMAGPMPDAAMRRRMADYVRDL, encoded by the coding sequence TTGAGAGCGACACGACGCGCCGTCCTGCACGGTGTTCTGGCCGGGGCCGCCCTTATGATGCCACGGCGCGTCCAGGCACAGATCAGAGAAACGCCGGTTCGACGCATTCCGTCCTCGGGAGAGGCCATTCCTCCCGTGGGCTTGGGCACCTGGATCACGTTCAACGTGGGCGACGATCCTGAACTGCGCGCCGAATGCGCGGCGGTCATGCAGGCCTTCTTCGAAATGGGGGGTCGGATGATCGACTCCTCGCCCATGTACGGCTCCTCCCAGGAGGTGGTCGGAGATGGCCTCCGGAAGCTGGGGCATCCCCCTGCCCTTTTCGCGACGGACAAGGTCTGGATTTCTTCGGGCACGCGCGGGCCGTCGCAGATCGAGGAGTCGCGCCGCCTGTGGGACGTGCCCCGCTTCGACCTGCTTCAGGTGCACAACCTGCTGTCCTGGGAAGAGCATCTCAAGACGCTGTTCGCCATGAAGGCGGCAGGTCAGCTCCGCTACGTCGGCATCACGACGTCGGAGGGGCGGCGCCACGACCTGTTTGAAGATATCATGCGCCGACAGCCTCTCGATTTCGTGCAGCTTTCCTACAACATCATCGACCGCGAAGTGGAGGAGCGCATCCTGCCACTTGCGGCGGAGCGTGGAATGGGTGTCATCGTCAACCGCCCATTTCAGCAGGGCGTGCTGCTCCGCAGGCTATCGGGCCGCCCCCTGCCCTCCTGGGCCGCTGACATCGACGTTTCCAACTGGGCGCAGTTCGTCCTGAAGTTTATCATTTCCCATCCGGCCGTCACTGTGGTCATCCCGGCGACCAGCCAAGTCGCCCATGTGCGGGAGAACATGGCCGCAATGGCGGGGCCGATGCCTGATGCCGCGATGCGGCGACGCATGGCCGATTATGTAAGGGACCTCTGA